In a genomic window of Coregonus clupeaformis isolate EN_2021a chromosome 27, ASM2061545v1, whole genome shotgun sequence:
- the LOC121541921 gene encoding serine/arginine repetitive matrix protein 1 isoform X2 produces MPKMVRPHPGPPRFKPRPYSDGYNNMPHEENYSPHPRSQRGFRGHSGKVPPSWRDSRGRGRAHFAKRPPLMGEQRPPLMGEQRPPLMGERRERPFNQWRSQNQDSFKTYPSQAEPHHGHRRPSPSRPNRPPPAQHRSSPHTPAQGPQGHHSGHRSPSPRHYHNQPPDRRPPPSQSPHSSFRGPHKRPTHKRPSPSHEEDRSWGARPHHSPRERQFERQGRGGKRWNGPGPFPRPHNGERGPSGSPQRKPREFHGRGPYPERWSAERDPRQQHAVVGREREGSGRHSAEWAHEGSPHHPPHKSPAWKGGRSSSSFHQNSPQERPSGPPHKRKFQERGMPPAGPDLEHGHPKRPRIEIPHYFNAPRGFGGRPLSFRDKSRLLKGRKMRAESVMRLKTPPPRPKGAEIHEEEGPHTSWGNAPSKFALRRERFQAKAGPLRKRPMPHQSPPNPEANSTKSSRDSESQKEQVDSHRALSTHSPSSIDKRLARDLVVVSQWQAPGTNSSSKDSPPRDRSRTPKNKTERYYNSDEQLTLNERFSKIHDSSPSPSPRDRRYAERQTNVPQENHRPERPFRKPGPPQRPSFRPTSPNLKPGPPPQRRPGPEPPGPSRKPLMGGFVPRPFSQRPVFRKSQSILSKYRNMPTMRQHVPPNRGSNYRRW; encoded by the exons ATGCCAAAGATGGTCAGACCTCACCCCGGACCTCCTCGGTTCAAACCCAG GCCCTACTCAGATGGCTACAACAACATGCCACATGAAGAGAATTACAGTCCCCACCCCAGGAGTCAGAGAGGATTCCGGGGCCACTCAGGAAAGGTCCCTCCAAGCTGGAGAGATTCCAGAGGCAGAGGACGTGCTCACTTTGCCAAAAGGCCCCCACTGATGGGAGAACAGAGGCCCCCACTGATGGGAGAACAGAGGCCCCCACTGATGGGAGAACGGAGGGAGCGACCTTTCAATCAGTGgaggtcccaaaaccaggattcCTTCAAAACATACCCCTCCCAAGCGGAGCCCCATCATGGCCACAGGAGGCCATCCCCATCCAGGCCAAACCGTCCCCCCCCAGCACAGCATAGGTCCTCCCCGCACACTCCTGCCCAAGGGCCCCAGGGACACCACTCGGGTCACAGATCCCCCTCACCACGCCATTACCATAACCAACCTCCTGACAGGAGGCCGCCACCCTCACAGTCCCCCCACAGTTCCTTCAGGGGCCCTCACAAGCGCCCAACTCACAAGCGCCCAAGTCCTTCCCACGAAGAGGACAGGAGCTGGGGTGCCCGGCCGCATCATAGCCCCAGGGAGAGGCAGTTTGAGCGCCAAGGTCGTGGGGGGAAGCGCTGGAATGGGCCAGGGCCCTTTCCACGACCACACAATGGTGAACGTGGGCCCTCTGGCTCACCCCAGAGAAAGCCACGGGAGTTTCATGGCAGAGGTCCTTATCCAGAGAG GTGGTCTGCTGAGCGAGATCCCAGGCAGCAGCATGCAGTGGTGGGACGGGAGAGGGAGGGCAGCGGACGCCACAGCGCTGAGTGGGCACATGAAGGCAGCCCTCACCACCCTCCCCACAAATCCCCCGCATGGAAAGGAGGTCGGTCGTCGTCCTCTTTCCACCAGAACAGCCCTCAGGAAAGGCCAAGTGGACCACCACACAAGCGGAAGTTCCAGGAGCGTGGGATGCCTCCTGCAGGCCCTGATCTGGAGCATGGTCACCCAAAGCGCCCTCGGATAGAGATTCCACATTACTTCAACGCCCCTAGGGGATTTGGCGGCCGTCCCTTGTCATTCAGGGACAAGAGTCGCTTGCTGAAGGGGCGTAAAATGAGAGCGGAGTCGGTGATGAGGCTCAAAACACCTCCACCTCGGCCCAAAGGAGCAGAGATCCATGAAGAGGAAGGGCCGCATACGTCCTGGGGAAATGCGCCATCCAAGTTCGCTCTTCGGAGGGAGCGTTTCCAAGCAAAGGCTGGCCCACTGAGGAAGAGGCCGATGCCCCATCAGTCACCCCCCAACCCAGAAGCCAATTCAACCAAGTCTTCCAGGGACTCAGAGTCACAGAAGGAACAGGTGGACTCTCACCGAGCCTTGAGCACACACAG CCCTTCCTCTATAGACAAACGGCTGGCTCGTGACCTAGTCGTTGTGTCCCAGTGGCAGGCACCTGGGACTAACTCAAGCTCAAAGGACAGCCCCCCAAGGGATAGAAGTAGGACACCAAAGAACAAAACTG AGCGCTATTACAATTCAGATGAACAACTTACGCTGAATGAACGCTTCTCTAAAATTCATGACTCCAGTCCTTCCCCTTCACCAAGAGACCGGAGATATGCGGAAAG GCAAACGAACGTGCCACAGGAGAACCACAGACCTGAAAGACCCTTCAGGAAACCAGGACCACCACAG AGACCCAGCTTCCGTCCCACCAGCCCAAATCTCAAACCAGGTCCTCCTCCCCAGAGAAGACCAGGCCCTGAACCGCCTGGTCCCTCTAGGAAGCCACTCATG GGAGGCTTTGTGCCACGTCCCTTCTCTCAAAGGCCAGTGTTCAGGAAAAGCCAGAGCATTCTGTCCAAATACCGTAACATGCCTACGATGCGACAACATGTACCCCCCAACAGAGGGTCTAATTACCGCCGCTGGTGA
- the LOC121541921 gene encoding serine/arginine repetitive matrix protein 1 isoform X1 — protein MPKMVRPHPGPPRFKPRPYSDGYNNMPHEENYSPHPRSQRGFRGHSGKVPPSWRDSRGRGRAHFAKRPPLMGEQRPPLMGEQRPPLMGERRERPFNQWRSQNQDSFKTYPSQAEPHHGHRRPSPSRPNRPPPAQHRSSPHTPAQGPQGHHSGHRSPSPRHYHNQPPDRRPPPSQSPHSSFRGPHKRPTHKRPSPSHEEDRSWGARPHHSPRERQFERQGRGGKRWNGPGPFPRPHNGERGPSGSPQRKPREFHGRGPYPERYRSEDAVLAGWSAERDPRQQHAVVGREREGSGRHSAEWAHEGSPHHPPHKSPAWKGGRSSSSFHQNSPQERPSGPPHKRKFQERGMPPAGPDLEHGHPKRPRIEIPHYFNAPRGFGGRPLSFRDKSRLLKGRKMRAESVMRLKTPPPRPKGAEIHEEEGPHTSWGNAPSKFALRRERFQAKAGPLRKRPMPHQSPPNPEANSTKSSRDSESQKEQVDSHRALSTHSPSSIDKRLARDLVVVSQWQAPGTNSSSKDSPPRDRSRTPKNKTERYYNSDEQLTLNERFSKIHDSSPSPSPRDRRYAERQTNVPQENHRPERPFRKPGPPQRPSFRPTSPNLKPGPPPQRRPGPEPPGPSRKPLMGGFVPRPFSQRPVFRKSQSILSKYRNMPTMRQHVPPNRGSNYRRW, from the exons ATGCCAAAGATGGTCAGACCTCACCCCGGACCTCCTCGGTTCAAACCCAG GCCCTACTCAGATGGCTACAACAACATGCCACATGAAGAGAATTACAGTCCCCACCCCAGGAGTCAGAGAGGATTCCGGGGCCACTCAGGAAAGGTCCCTCCAAGCTGGAGAGATTCCAGAGGCAGAGGACGTGCTCACTTTGCCAAAAGGCCCCCACTGATGGGAGAACAGAGGCCCCCACTGATGGGAGAACAGAGGCCCCCACTGATGGGAGAACGGAGGGAGCGACCTTTCAATCAGTGgaggtcccaaaaccaggattcCTTCAAAACATACCCCTCCCAAGCGGAGCCCCATCATGGCCACAGGAGGCCATCCCCATCCAGGCCAAACCGTCCCCCCCCAGCACAGCATAGGTCCTCCCCGCACACTCCTGCCCAAGGGCCCCAGGGACACCACTCGGGTCACAGATCCCCCTCACCACGCCATTACCATAACCAACCTCCTGACAGGAGGCCGCCACCCTCACAGTCCCCCCACAGTTCCTTCAGGGGCCCTCACAAGCGCCCAACTCACAAGCGCCCAAGTCCTTCCCACGAAGAGGACAGGAGCTGGGGTGCCCGGCCGCATCATAGCCCCAGGGAGAGGCAGTTTGAGCGCCAAGGTCGTGGGGGGAAGCGCTGGAATGGGCCAGGGCCCTTTCCACGACCACACAATGGTGAACGTGGGCCCTCTGGCTCACCCCAGAGAAAGCCACGGGAGTTTCATGGCAGAGGTCCTTATCCAGAGAGGTACAGGAGTGAAGATGCAGTATTGGCTGG GTGGTCTGCTGAGCGAGATCCCAGGCAGCAGCATGCAGTGGTGGGACGGGAGAGGGAGGGCAGCGGACGCCACAGCGCTGAGTGGGCACATGAAGGCAGCCCTCACCACCCTCCCCACAAATCCCCCGCATGGAAAGGAGGTCGGTCGTCGTCCTCTTTCCACCAGAACAGCCCTCAGGAAAGGCCAAGTGGACCACCACACAAGCGGAAGTTCCAGGAGCGTGGGATGCCTCCTGCAGGCCCTGATCTGGAGCATGGTCACCCAAAGCGCCCTCGGATAGAGATTCCACATTACTTCAACGCCCCTAGGGGATTTGGCGGCCGTCCCTTGTCATTCAGGGACAAGAGTCGCTTGCTGAAGGGGCGTAAAATGAGAGCGGAGTCGGTGATGAGGCTCAAAACACCTCCACCTCGGCCCAAAGGAGCAGAGATCCATGAAGAGGAAGGGCCGCATACGTCCTGGGGAAATGCGCCATCCAAGTTCGCTCTTCGGAGGGAGCGTTTCCAAGCAAAGGCTGGCCCACTGAGGAAGAGGCCGATGCCCCATCAGTCACCCCCCAACCCAGAAGCCAATTCAACCAAGTCTTCCAGGGACTCAGAGTCACAGAAGGAACAGGTGGACTCTCACCGAGCCTTGAGCACACACAG CCCTTCCTCTATAGACAAACGGCTGGCTCGTGACCTAGTCGTTGTGTCCCAGTGGCAGGCACCTGGGACTAACTCAAGCTCAAAGGACAGCCCCCCAAGGGATAGAAGTAGGACACCAAAGAACAAAACTG AGCGCTATTACAATTCAGATGAACAACTTACGCTGAATGAACGCTTCTCTAAAATTCATGACTCCAGTCCTTCCCCTTCACCAAGAGACCGGAGATATGCGGAAAG GCAAACGAACGTGCCACAGGAGAACCACAGACCTGAAAGACCCTTCAGGAAACCAGGACCACCACAG AGACCCAGCTTCCGTCCCACCAGCCCAAATCTCAAACCAGGTCCTCCTCCCCAGAGAAGACCAGGCCCTGAACCGCCTGGTCCCTCTAGGAAGCCACTCATG GGAGGCTTTGTGCCACGTCCCTTCTCTCAAAGGCCAGTGTTCAGGAAAAGCCAGAGCATTCTGTCCAAATACCGTAACATGCCTACGATGCGACAACATGTACCCCCCAACAGAGGGTCTAATTACCGCCGCTGGTGA